In the genome of Coregonus clupeaformis isolate EN_2021a chromosome 1, ASM2061545v1, whole genome shotgun sequence, one region contains:
- the LOC121571841 gene encoding zinc finger protein 501: KCDYCCSLVCKSISTFITDSHGHHLLAKISSGLLLLWAINHLSDFVVHTGERLDYRGSSVEPQQHHEADESEKILSTSEHLKKHQRKPTGKKFHCCSDCGKSYSRSDSLKVHQRIHNGEKPYSCDQCGKSFVTSSRLTVHQRTHTGEKPYSCGQCEKSFVTSSHLTIHQRTHTGEKSYHCSDCGKSYSRSDSLKVHQRIHIGEKPFSCYQCGKSFNDPISLKTHQRIQAGEKPHCCSDCGRRFTSSFSKLHTLQSHQRIHTGEKRYSCYQCGKRFTESRQLTIHQRTHTGEKPYPCSDCGKSFVSSGHLKSHQRTHTGEKPYSCNQCGKSFTHSSCLMVHRRTHTGEKPYSCDQCGKSFVTSSRLTIHQRTHTGEKPYSCDQCGKSFTTSSHLTMHQRTHTGENPYSCNQCGKSFTQPNSLISHQRIHTGEKPFRCDQCGKRYTGRKSLIKHQKIHT; encoded by the coding sequence AAATGTGACTATTGTTGCTCACTTGTTTGTAAAAGCATTTCAACTTTCATTACAGACAGTCATGGGCATCACCTTTTAGCTAAAATAAGCAGTGGACTTCTGCTGTTGTGGGCcattaaccatctgtctgactttgttgttcacacaggagagagacttgactatcgtggatcctctgtggagcctcaacaacatcatgaagctgaCGAGTCAGAGAAGATTCTCTCcacatcagaacacctcaagaaacaccagcgaaaacccacagggaagaaatttcactgctgctctgactgtgggaagagttactCAAGATCAGATTCACTAAAagtacaccagagaattcacaatggagagaaaccttatagctgtgatcaatgtgggaagagttttgttacATCTAGCCGTCTGActgtacaccagagaacacacacaggagagaagccttatagctgtggtcAATGTGAGAAGAGTTTTGTTACTTCTAGCcatctgactatacaccagagaacacacacaggagagaaatcttaccattgctctgactgtggaaagagttacTCAAGATCAGATTCACTAAAagtacaccagagaattcacattggagagaaaccttttagctgttatcagtgtgggaagagttttaatgATCCAATCAGCCTgaaaacacaccagagaattcaggCTGGAGAGAAACCTCattgctgctctgactgtgggaggaGATTCACCTCTTCCTTTTCAAAATTACATACATTAcaatcacaccagagaattcacactggagagaaacgtTATAGCTGTTATCAATGTGGGAAGCGTTTTACTGAATCTAGAcagctgactatacaccagagaacacacacaggagagaaaccgtacccttgctctgactgtggaaagagttttgtttCTTCAGGacatttaaaatcacaccagagaacacacacaggagagaagccttatagctgtaatcaatgtgggaagagttttactcactcAAGCTGCCTGATGGTACatcggagaacacacacaggagagaaaccttatagctgtgaccaatgtgggaagagttttgttacatctagccgtctgactatacaccagagaacacacacaggagagaagccttatagctgtgatcaatgtgggaagagttttactacatCTAGTCATCTGACTATGCACCagcggacacacacaggagagaatccctatagctgtaatcaatgtgggaagagttttactcagccaAACAGCCTGATTtcacaccagagaatacacacaggagagaaacctttcagatgtgatcaatgtgggaagagatacACTGGTAGAAAATCTCTGATTaaacatcagaaaatacatacatga